Proteins encoded together in one Thamnophis elegans isolate rThaEle1 chromosome 10, rThaEle1.pri, whole genome shotgun sequence window:
- the IRS1 gene encoding insulin receptor substrate 1, with translation MASPTDNNEGFFSDVRKVGYLRKPKSMHKRFFVLRAASELGPARLEYYENEKKWRHKSGAPKRSIPLESCFNINKRADSKNKHLVALYTKDEHFAIAADNELEQESWYQALLQLHNRAKSHQHHHHQHHHHHHHRDVTVGGGTLGMGEAGEDSYGDTAPGPAFKEVWQVILKPKGLGQTKNLIGIYRLCLTNKTISFVKLNSDAAAVVLQLLNIRRCGHSENFFFIEVGRSAVTGPGEFWMQVDDSVVAQNMHETILEAMRAMSEEFRPRSKSQSSSNCSNPISVPLRSRHHVNNPPPSQVGLTRRSRTESITATSPAGSGVGGGIGGRPSSFRVRASSDGEGTMSRPASVDGSPMSPSANRSHSHRHRGSSRLHPPLNHSRSIPMPSSRCSPSATSPVSLSSSSTSGHGSTSDCLFPRRSSASVSGSPSDGGFISSDEYESSPCDFRSSFRSVTPDSLGHTPPARGDEELSNYICMVGKAASSCCSITTPNGHFAPRACHLQQQSRYPAVPCCLRLGNEDVGDLEKSFRKRTHSAGTSPTISHQKTPSQSSVTSIEEYTEMLPSYSCSGNKFSSYRHSAFVPTQSYPEECLEMHQVEGNHHRTNSDDGYMPMLPGVAPMPSGGSTSKGGDYMPMSPKSVSAPQQIINPGRGGRHVQAMVDSNGYMMMSPSGSCSPDSGPTGYSKLWINGTNNHTKLSVESNEGKLPSGGSDYINMSPASGSATSTPPDCYFTSPGPPGPEEPLVHGSAQSQHKPIYSYFSLPRSFKHNQRKTGKEENGQMHMSFSSGRLLYAAAEDSSSSTSSDSLGCPGGQEGGGYSLPIKTQPLQPAACTVDTAVRTKNHLARPTRLSLDGPKASTLPRTREQLPEPKSPGEYVNIEFKQPVFPSPLSYGETGSCSEEYMNMDWGTACPASLASMQSSRSGTTHSGNRDYMSMQLSGGAPYVVCAHTPSPSSPALLLSYSEKSPPPMQLPSPPSQAQPSNLAEILPHSCSSSMIGGPGANSAFTHVSLGPNRSTQSAKVIRADPQGGRRRHSSETFASSVTPSSSLGASALLHGPGGGPDDPKRHSSASFENVWLKPSSGALGVASLGLGTASRREQATSGTGGGFENGLNYIDLDLVKDFNHSQHHHRNLHPQESTGLLGVKQPSQQHQPPKSPKQPCGSNHLSDELSAYASISFHKHEDIQ, from the coding sequence atGGCTAGCCCCACAGATAATAATGAGGGCTTCTTCTCCGATGTCAGGAAGGTGGGTTACTTGCGCAAACCCAAGAGCATGCATAAGCGCTTCTTCGTGCTGAGAGCAGCCAGTGAGTTGGGACCCGCCCGGCTGGAGTACTATgagaatgaaaagaaatggaGGCACAAATCAGGGGCTCCCAAGCGCTCCATTCCTCTGGAGAGCTGCTTCAATATAAACAAGAGGGCAGATTCCAAAAATAAACATCTGGTGGCTCTCTACACCAAGGACGAGCACTTTGCCATTGCTGCTGACAATGAGCTTGAGCAAGAAAGCTGGTACCAGGCACTGCTGCAGTTGCACAACCGTGCCAAGAGCCATCAGCACCACCACCATCagcaccatcaccatcaccaccacagAGATGTCACAGTGGGAGGTGGGACTTTGGGAATGGGAGAGGCAGGGGAGGATAGCTATGGTGATACGGCTCCTGGCCCAGCTTTCAAAGAGGTCTGGCAAGTGATCCTGAAACCAAAGGGCTTGGGGCAAACCAAGAACCTGATCGGAATCTACCGCCTGTGCCTAACCAACAAGACCATCAGTTTTGTCAAGCTAAATTCCGATGCGGCAGCTGTTGTGTTGCAGCTGCTCAATATCCGGCGGTGTGGCCATtcggagaatttttttttcattgaggtGGGGCGCTCTGCTGTCACGGGACCAGGTGAGTTCTGGATGCAGGTAGACGACTCGGTAGTAGCACAGAATATGCATGAGACCATCTTGGAGGCTATGCGGGCAATGAGTGAGGAATTTCGGCCTCGGAGCAAAAGCCAGTCGTCTTCCAATTGCTCCAATCCCATATCTGTGCCTCTCCGCAGCAGGCATCATGTCAACAACCCACCCCCCAGCCAGGTGGGACTTACTCGTAGGTCCAGGACTGAGAGCATAACTGCCACTTCTCCTGCTGGGAGTGGCGTGGGAGGAGGGATTGGGGGCAGACCCAGCTCTTTCCGCGTCagagcctctagtgatggagaaGGTACCATGTCCAGACCAGCTTCGGTGGATGGAAGTCCGATGAGTCCAAGTGCTAACCGATCCCATTCACATAGGCACCGTGGCAGCTCCAGGCTTCACCCCCCTCTCAACCACAGTCGCTCCATCCCAATGCCTTCCTCACGCTGTTCCCCTTCAGCCACTAGTCCAGTCAGCTTGTCATCCAGCAGTACCAGTGGCCATGGGTCAACTTCAGACTGTCTTTTCCCACGTCGATCCAGTGCCTCAGTCTCTGGCTCTCCCAGTGATGGAGGTTTCATCTCCTCTGATGAATATGAATCAAGCCCCTGTGACTTTCGCAGCTCGTTTCGTAGTGTTACCCCTGATTCCCTGGGACACACCCCTCCTGCCCGGGGAGATGAGGAGCTTAGCAACTATATATGTATGGTGGGGAAGGCTGCCTCATCCTGCTGCAGTATCACAACTCCTAATGGTCATTTTGCCCCCCGTGCCTGCCATCTGCAGCAGCAAAGTCGCTACCCTGCTGTCCCATGTTGCCTCCGACTTGGAAACGAGGATGTAGGTGATTTGGAAAAAAGCTTCAGAAAGCGGACACATTCTGCTGGAACCTCTCCTACCATCTCCCATCAGAAGACTCCTTCCCAGTCCTCCGTGACCTCCATTGAAGAGTATACTGAGATGCTTCCCTCGTATTCTTGTAGTGGCAACAAGTTTTCTTCTTATCGACATTCTGCCTTTGTGCCAACCCAGTCTTACCCCGAAGAGTGTCTAGAGATGCACCAGGTGGAGGGAAACCACCACCGGACCAACTCTGATGATGGCTACATGCCAATGTTGCCAGGAGTGGCACCTATGCCCAGTGGAGGTAGTACATCCAAAGGTGGGGATTACATGCCCATGAGCCCCAAGAGTGTGTCTGCTCCACAACAGATCATCAATCCTGGGAGAGGAGGTCGCCATGTGCAGGCCATGGTGGACTCAAATGGCTACATGATGATGTCTCCCAGTGGCAGTTGTTCTCCAGACAGTGGTCCCACTGGCTACAGCAAGCTATGGATAAATGGGACTAATAATCATACAAAACTCTCAGTCGAGAGTAATGAGGGCAAGTTGCCAAGTGGAGGCAGTGATTATATTAATATGTCTCCAGCCAGTGGTTCTGCTACCAGCACCCCTCCAGACTGTTACTTTACCAGCCCAGGACCTCCAGGCCCAGAAGAACCACTAGTGCATGGTTCTGCCCAGTCCCAACATAAACCCATCTATTCCTATTTCTCCTTGCCACGTTCCTTCAAGCACAACCAACGCAAGACAGGCAAAGAAGAAAACGGCCAGATGCATATGTCCTTCAGCTCTGGCCGCTTGCTTTATGCCGCTGCTGAGGATTCTTCTTCCTCTACTAGTAGTGATAGCCTTGGCTGCCCTGGGGGACAAGAGGGTGGTGGGTATTCTCTTCCCATTAAAACACAGCCATTGCAGCCTGCTGCTTGTACTGTGGACACAGCTGTGCGGACCAAGAATCATCTGGCCAGACCTACTCGTTTGTCCCTGGATGGCCCAAAGGCCAGCACTTTGCCTCGTACTCGGGAACAGCTCCCAGAGCCCAAGAGCCCCGGAGAGTATGTGAACATTGAGTTTAAGCAACCAGTCTTCCCCTCACCTTTATCCTACGGAGAGACTGGCTCCTGTTCAGAGGAGTATATGAATATGGATTGGGGAACTGCTTGCCCAGCCAGCTTGGCCTCCATGCAGTCAAGCCGGAGTGGGACCACCCACAGTGGCAACCGGGACTATATGAGCATGCAGTTGAGTGGTGGAGCACCGTATGTAGTCTGTGCCCACACCCCATCACCTTCCTCCCCGGCCCTCCTACTGAGTTATTCTGAGAAAAGCCCACCACCCATGCAGCTGCCTTCTCCGCCTTCTCAGGCTCAGCCAAGCAATCTGGCTGAGATTTTACCCCATTCCTGCTCCTCATCTATGATTGGGGGCCCAGGTGCAAACAGCGCCTTTACACATGTCAGTCTTGGTCCCAATCGCAGCACCCAGAGTGCCAAAGTGATCCGTGCTGACCCCCAAGGAGGTCGGCGCCGCCATAGTTCTGAGACGTTTGCTTCTTCTGTCACTCCAAGTAGTAGTCTTGGAGCTTCAGCTCTACTCCATGGACCAGGAGGAGGTCCTGACGATCCAAAACGTCACAGTTCAGCCTCCTTTGAAAATGTCTGGCTCAAGCCTTCATCTGGGGCACTGGGAGTTGCTTCTTTGGGTCTTGGTACAGCATCACGGAGGGAGCAAGCAACTAGCGGAACTGGGGGAGGCTTTGAGAATGGGCTGAATTACATTGACCTGGACTTAGTGAAGGATTTTAACCACAGCCAACATCACCATCGCAACCTCCACCCTCAGGAGAGTACTGGTCTGCTAGGAGTCAAGCAACCATCTCAGCAGCATCAGCCACCTAAATCTCCAAAGCAGCCTTGTGGGAGTAACCACTTGAGTGATGAATTAAGTGCATATGCCAGCATTAGCTTCCACAAGCATGAGGACATCCAGTAG